The following coding sequences are from one Arachis hypogaea cultivar Tifrunner chromosome 7, arahy.Tifrunner.gnm2.J5K5, whole genome shotgun sequence window:
- the LOC112703609 gene encoding GEM-like protein 2 isoform X2, which translates to MNNHTEIPITTNSNNINNPNNPYVHISPAPPSSASNNNNRPNQTLDSICDGFNRCSRTVEKAARHAENMVDNFWNHIRISSSPADAAMARIVQGTRALTNGGSDKLFQQTFGFVPGERLLKPFACYISTTSGPVIGTLYVSNKRVAFCSDYPICHHPMSFQHHRSSCIYYKVVLELPQVSTVSPSTNRFNPSEKYIQIVSVDGYEFYFMGFISYDMALKTLNEALLQFHNYSGGNGRLQLQ; encoded by the exons ATGAATAATCACACAGAGATTCCGATCACAACTAACAGCAACAACATCAACAACCCCAACAACCCTTATGTTCATATCTCCCCTGCTCCTCCTTCCTCTGCATCAAACAACAACAACC GTCCTAATCAAACATTGGATTCAATATGTGATGGATTTAACCGCTGCAGCAGGACGGTTGAAAAAGCTGCTAGACATGCAGAAAACATGGTTGATAATTTCTGGAACCATA TAAGAATAAGTTCAAGTCCAGCAGATGCAGCAATGGCAAGAATTGTTCAAGGAACAAGGGCACTCACAAATGGAGGATCTGACAAACTGTTTCAACAAACATTTGGGTTTGTACCAGGAGAGAGGCTATTGAAGCCATTTGCATGCTACATATCAACAACATCTGGACCTGTGATTGGAACACTTTATGTGTCCAATAAAAGAGTTGCATTTTGCAGTGACTATCCAATTTGTCACCATCCCATGTCCTTTCAGCACCATAGATCCTCCTGTATTTACTATAAG GTTGTATTGGAGCTGCCTCAGGTAAGCACAGTGAGCCCTTCCACAAACAGATTCAACCCTTCAGAAAAATACATCCAAATTGTGTCAGTTGATGGTTATGAGTTCTACTTCATGGGGTTTATATCATATGACATGGCTCTCAAGACTCTCAATGAGGCACTGCTTCAATTTCACAACTATTCCGGTGGAAATGGAAGGCTTCAGCTGCAGTGA
- the LOC112703609 gene encoding GEM-like protein 2 isoform X1 produces MNNHTEIPITTNSNNINNPNNPYVHISPAPPSSASNNNNRPNQTLDSICDGFNRCSRTVEKAARHAENMVDNFWNHIRISSSPADAAMARIVQGTRALTNGGSDKLFQQTFGFVPGERLLKPFACYISTTSGPVIGTLYVSNKRVAFCSDYPICHHPMSFQHHRSSCIYYKVRMSRLHSMGAALSRTLYDTDMYRTNRHTTQVVLELPQVSTVSPSTNRFNPSEKYIQIVSVDGYEFYFMGFISYDMALKTLNEALLQFHNYSGGNGRLQLQ; encoded by the exons ATGAATAATCACACAGAGATTCCGATCACAACTAACAGCAACAACATCAACAACCCCAACAACCCTTATGTTCATATCTCCCCTGCTCCTCCTTCCTCTGCATCAAACAACAACAACC GTCCTAATCAAACATTGGATTCAATATGTGATGGATTTAACCGCTGCAGCAGGACGGTTGAAAAAGCTGCTAGACATGCAGAAAACATGGTTGATAATTTCTGGAACCATA TAAGAATAAGTTCAAGTCCAGCAGATGCAGCAATGGCAAGAATTGTTCAAGGAACAAGGGCACTCACAAATGGAGGATCTGACAAACTGTTTCAACAAACATTTGGGTTTGTACCAGGAGAGAGGCTATTGAAGCCATTTGCATGCTACATATCAACAACATCTGGACCTGTGATTGGAACACTTTATGTGTCCAATAAAAGAGTTGCATTTTGCAGTGACTATCCAATTTGTCACCATCCCATGTCCTTTCAGCACCATAGATCCTCCTGTATTTACTATAAG gtTAGGATGTCTAGATTACACTCTATGGGTGCGGCCCTTTCCCGGACACTCTATGACACAGATATGTATCGTACAAATAGACATACAACACAG GTTGTATTGGAGCTGCCTCAGGTAAGCACAGTGAGCCCTTCCACAAACAGATTCAACCCTTCAGAAAAATACATCCAAATTGTGTCAGTTGATGGTTATGAGTTCTACTTCATGGGGTTTATATCATATGACATGGCTCTCAAGACTCTCAATGAGGCACTGCTTCAATTTCACAACTATTCCGGTGGAAATGGAAGGCTTCAGCTGCAGTGA
- the LOC112703608 gene encoding uroporphyrinogen decarboxylase 1, chloroplastic isoform X3, giving the protein MDDAPGGKPWNAFRPDGVIIFSDILTPLPAFGVEFDIEDVRGPVIQSPIRSEEGLKALHPIDLEKLSFVGDSLKILRKEVGGDAAVLGFVGAPWTIATYIVEGGTTRTYTTIKSMCHTAPHLLRTLLSHLAQAIADYVVFQVESGAHCIQIFDSWGGQLPPDMWECWSKPYIKEIVDLVKKRCPETPIVLYINGNGGLLERMKDTGVDVIGLDWTVDMADGRRRLGSGIGVQGNVDPAYLFSPLPALTEEIQRVVRCAGPRRHILNLGHGVLVGTPEEAVAHFFEVARSLKFDTLFQNKSAEDPRLVA; this is encoded by the exons ATGGATGATGCGCCAGGCGGGAAG CCTTGGAATGCCTTTAGGCCTGATGGAGTGATCATTTTCTCTGACATCCTTACGCCTCTTCCTGCATTTGGGGTCGAATTCGACATTGAAGACGTAAGGGGTCCTGTTATTCAGTCCCCAATACGCTCCGAGGAGGGACTAAAGGCTCTGCATCCAATTGACCTGGAAAAGCTCAGTTTTGTTGGAGATTCACTCAAGATACTGCGCAAGGAG GTTGGTGGTGATGCTGCCGTTTTAGGTTTTGTGGGAGCACCTTGGACAATAGCAACATATATAGTGGAAGGGGGTACAACACGCACCTATACAACCATTAAGAGTATGTGCCATACAGCACCACATTTATTGCGGACTCTGCTCTCTCATTTGGCGCAAGCAATAGCAGATTATGTTGTTTTCCAAGTGGAGTCTGGGGCTCACTGCATACAAATATTTGATTCATGGGGTGGACAACTACCACCTGATATGTGGGAATGCTGGTCAAAGCCTTATATCAAAGAG ATTGTAGATTTGGTCAAGAAAAGATGCCCCGAGACACCGATTGTTCTTTATATAAATGGAAATGGTGGCCTGCTTGAGCGTATGAAAGATACTGGAGTTGATGTTATTGGGCTGGACTGGACTGTGGATATGGCAgatggaagaagaagattgggTAGTGGAATAGGTGTGCAGGGAAATGTGGACCCTGCCTACTTATTCTCCCCACTTCCTGCTCTCACTGAAGAAATTCAGAG GGTTGTGAGGTGTGCTGGGCCTAGACGGCACATCCTTAATCTCGGGCATGGTGTTCTTGTTGGCACACCTGAAGAAGCTGTTGCACATTTCTTTGAAGTTGCTAGGAGCTTGAAGTTTGATacactttttcaaaacaaatctgcAGAAGATCCTAGATTGGTAGCTTAA
- the LOC112703608 gene encoding uroporphyrinogen decarboxylase 1, chloroplastic isoform X1 yields the protein MASTSINTFTGFVGWKSSSLFPHSNALNATLSLPFKPKPHFSVTCSASSSDPLLVKAARGEPVSRPPAWMMRQAGRYMAVYRKLAEKYPSFRERSETTDLIVEISLQPWNAFRPDGVIIFSDILTPLPAFGVEFDIEDVRGPVIQSPIRSEEGLKALHPIDLEKLSFVGDSLKILRKEVGGDAAVLGFVGAPWTIATYIVEGGTTRTYTTIKSMCHTAPHLLRTLLSHLAQAIADYVVFQVESGAHCIQIFDSWGGQLPPDMWECWSKPYIKEIVDLVKKRCPETPIVLYINGNGGLLERMKDTGVDVIGLDWTVDMADGRRRLGSGIGVQGNVDPAYLFSPLPALTEEIQRVVRCAGPRRHILNLGHGVLVGTPEEAVAHFFEVARSLKFDTLFQNKSAEDPRLVA from the exons atgGCTTCCACTTCCATTAACACTTTCACTGGTTTTGTTGGATGGaaatcttcttctttgtttccacATTCTAATGCCTTAAACGCTACACTCTCACTCCCTTTCAAACCAAAACCGCACTTCTCCGTCACTTGCTCTGCCTCTTCTTCCG ATCCTCTGCTGGTGAAGGCTGCCAGAGGAGAACCTGTTAGTCGGCCACCAGCATGGATGATGCGCCAGGCGGGAAGGTACATGGCTGTTTacagaaagcttgctgagaaatATCCATCCTTTCGAGAGAGGTCGGAGACAACTGATCTCATTGTGGAAATTTCTTTGCAGCCTTGGAATGCCTTTAGGCCTGATGGAGTGATCATTTTCTCTGACATCCTTACGCCTCTTCCTGCATTTGGGGTCGAATTCGACATTGAAGACGTAAGGGGTCCTGTTATTCAGTCCCCAATACGCTCCGAGGAGGGACTAAAGGCTCTGCATCCAATTGACCTGGAAAAGCTCAGTTTTGTTGGAGATTCACTCAAGATACTGCGCAAGGAG GTTGGTGGTGATGCTGCCGTTTTAGGTTTTGTGGGAGCACCTTGGACAATAGCAACATATATAGTGGAAGGGGGTACAACACGCACCTATACAACCATTAAGAGTATGTGCCATACAGCACCACATTTATTGCGGACTCTGCTCTCTCATTTGGCGCAAGCAATAGCAGATTATGTTGTTTTCCAAGTGGAGTCTGGGGCTCACTGCATACAAATATTTGATTCATGGGGTGGACAACTACCACCTGATATGTGGGAATGCTGGTCAAAGCCTTATATCAAAGAG ATTGTAGATTTGGTCAAGAAAAGATGCCCCGAGACACCGATTGTTCTTTATATAAATGGAAATGGTGGCCTGCTTGAGCGTATGAAAGATACTGGAGTTGATGTTATTGGGCTGGACTGGACTGTGGATATGGCAgatggaagaagaagattgggTAGTGGAATAGGTGTGCAGGGAAATGTGGACCCTGCCTACTTATTCTCCCCACTTCCTGCTCTCACTGAAGAAATTCAGAG GGTTGTGAGGTGTGCTGGGCCTAGACGGCACATCCTTAATCTCGGGCATGGTGTTCTTGTTGGCACACCTGAAGAAGCTGTTGCACATTTCTTTGAAGTTGCTAGGAGCTTGAAGTTTGATacactttttcaaaacaaatctgcAGAAGATCCTAGATTGGTAGCTTAA
- the LOC112703608 gene encoding uroporphyrinogen decarboxylase 1, chloroplastic isoform X2 — MMRQAGRYMAVYRKLAEKYPSFRERSETTDLIVEISLQPWNAFRPDGVIIFSDILTPLPAFGVEFDIEDVRGPVIQSPIRSEEGLKALHPIDLEKLSFVGDSLKILRKEVGGDAAVLGFVGAPWTIATYIVEGGTTRTYTTIKSMCHTAPHLLRTLLSHLAQAIADYVVFQVESGAHCIQIFDSWGGQLPPDMWECWSKPYIKEIVDLVKKRCPETPIVLYINGNGGLLERMKDTGVDVIGLDWTVDMADGRRRLGSGIGVQGNVDPAYLFSPLPALTEEIQRVVRCAGPRRHILNLGHGVLVGTPEEAVAHFFEVARSLKFDTLFQNKSAEDPRLVA; from the exons ATGATGCGCCAGGCGGGAAGGTACATGGCTGTTTacagaaagcttgctgagaaatATCCATCCTTTCGAGAGAGGTCGGAGACAACTGATCTCATTGTGGAAATTTCTTTGCAGCCTTGGAATGCCTTTAGGCCTGATGGAGTGATCATTTTCTCTGACATCCTTACGCCTCTTCCTGCATTTGGGGTCGAATTCGACATTGAAGACGTAAGGGGTCCTGTTATTCAGTCCCCAATACGCTCCGAGGAGGGACTAAAGGCTCTGCATCCAATTGACCTGGAAAAGCTCAGTTTTGTTGGAGATTCACTCAAGATACTGCGCAAGGAG GTTGGTGGTGATGCTGCCGTTTTAGGTTTTGTGGGAGCACCTTGGACAATAGCAACATATATAGTGGAAGGGGGTACAACACGCACCTATACAACCATTAAGAGTATGTGCCATACAGCACCACATTTATTGCGGACTCTGCTCTCTCATTTGGCGCAAGCAATAGCAGATTATGTTGTTTTCCAAGTGGAGTCTGGGGCTCACTGCATACAAATATTTGATTCATGGGGTGGACAACTACCACCTGATATGTGGGAATGCTGGTCAAAGCCTTATATCAAAGAG ATTGTAGATTTGGTCAAGAAAAGATGCCCCGAGACACCGATTGTTCTTTATATAAATGGAAATGGTGGCCTGCTTGAGCGTATGAAAGATACTGGAGTTGATGTTATTGGGCTGGACTGGACTGTGGATATGGCAgatggaagaagaagattgggTAGTGGAATAGGTGTGCAGGGAAATGTGGACCCTGCCTACTTATTCTCCCCACTTCCTGCTCTCACTGAAGAAATTCAGAG GGTTGTGAGGTGTGCTGGGCCTAGACGGCACATCCTTAATCTCGGGCATGGTGTTCTTGTTGGCACACCTGAAGAAGCTGTTGCACATTTCTTTGAAGTTGCTAGGAGCTTGAAGTTTGATacactttttcaaaacaaatctgcAGAAGATCCTAGATTGGTAGCTTAA